In one Mucilaginibacter sp. PAMB04168 genomic region, the following are encoded:
- a CDS encoding sugar MFS transporter: MEQKATFTERRYLITFIFVTSLFLMWGLLHSMSDVLNKHFQNVLQLSKSQSGLIQFSVFGAYFVMSIPAGYFLKRFGYKPGVILGLSLFAIGTFLFVPAANAGSFGYFRIALFVLGCGMATLETVAHPFAAALGDQRTSDQRVNLSQFFNAVGAIVGPQIGEYFLFHASGGQEDHLSSVKTLYVGIGCVIVLIAFVFFFLRIPVLTDPHTAEGTHVDPESVNVDTEPRKKLYEHRHFVWAVIAQFFNVAAQGGTWAFFINYGHEVMGLSDATAVGYMSIFMAMMAIGRAVGTFLMRFIAPNKLLAAFAVGSILMCLIVAQKLGWVSYVALFMINFFFSIMFPTIFSLGIKNLGKQTQQASSFISMGVVGGAFFPMLMGLIANHDVATAYYLPIVCYAVIFMFGAKFYQVKHK, encoded by the coding sequence ATGGAACAAAAAGCGACTTTTACTGAAAGAAGATATCTTATCACTTTCATATTTGTAACATCGTTATTCTTGATGTGGGGATTGCTACATTCAATGAGTGATGTTTTAAATAAACATTTTCAAAATGTACTTCAGCTGTCAAAATCTCAATCTGGCTTAATTCAATTCTCTGTATTTGGTGCCTATTTCGTTATGAGCATTCCTGCGGGCTATTTTTTAAAGAGATTTGGTTATAAACCTGGAGTCATCCTGGGGTTAAGTCTATTTGCTATTGGTACCTTTCTGTTTGTGCCGGCAGCCAATGCTGGTTCTTTCGGCTATTTCCGGATTGCCTTGTTCGTATTGGGTTGTGGTATGGCAACACTCGAGACAGTAGCTCACCCCTTCGCAGCTGCCTTGGGCGATCAACGTACCAGTGATCAACGCGTAAATCTTTCCCAATTTTTTAATGCAGTAGGTGCAATTGTTGGTCCGCAAATAGGCGAATACTTTTTGTTTCATGCTTCTGGTGGCCAAGAAGACCATTTATCTTCCGTAAAAACATTGTATGTCGGTATCGGCTGTGTCATCGTTTTAATTGCATTCGTTTTTTTCTTTCTCCGCATTCCAGTATTGACCGATCCGCACACGGCAGAAGGCACCCATGTTGATCCTGAATCTGTTAATGTTGATACTGAACCCAGGAAGAAGCTGTATGAACACCGCCATTTTGTGTGGGCCGTTATTGCGCAGTTCTTTAACGTTGCGGCTCAGGGCGGCACTTGGGCTTTTTTTATTAACTATGGCCATGAAGTAATGGGCTTAAGTGATGCCACAGCCGTAGGCTATATGAGCATTTTTATGGCGATGATGGCTATTGGCCGGGCTGTAGGCACATTTTTAATGCGGTTTATTGCTCCTAACAAGTTGTTGGCCGCGTTTGCTGTGGGAAGTATTCTCATGTGCCTGATTGTTGCTCAGAAATTGGGATGGGTTTCTTATGTGGCGCTTTTCATGATTAATTTCTTTTTCAGTATCATGTTCCCTACCATATTCAGCCTTGGAATCAAGAACCTGGGCAAACAAACCCAGCAAGCCTCCTCATTTATCTCTATGGGTGTAGTAGGTGGGGCGTTTTTCCCGATGCTGATGGGGCTGATTGCTAATCATGATGTGGCAACAGCTTATTACTTGCCAATTGTTTGTTACGCAGTAATCTTTATGTTTGGCGCAAAGTTCTATCAAGTCAAGCATAAATAA
- a CDS encoding ROK family protein encodes MKIPSEEKFIISADIGGSHITVAVIDLLNKSIVKDTRTRRPVNAQDSADRILSVWSDAIKAVLTVFPEKITRLALAMPGPFNYETGVSFIKGLHKYELLYGINVKEGLASLLKLEPENIRFRNDAEALVHGEVMAGSGQDCSRLIGFTLGTGMGSAVSMAGVTTDANWGSECFGSSIADDYFSTRWFLKAYSLLAGVSCNNVKDLAELADVDSNASSVFLSFARSFAAFITDKVVSHQPQKVLIGGNIAKSKHLFLNELQIQLAPYIDPNFVVTDLLGEDAALIGAAFTFEHNLHNQSKS; translated from the coding sequence ATGAAGATACCAAGCGAAGAGAAGTTCATTATTAGTGCCGACATAGGCGGATCGCACATTACTGTTGCTGTAATTGATTTGCTTAATAAATCTATAGTAAAAGATACCCGTACGAGACGCCCCGTCAACGCACAAGATTCGGCAGATAGAATTCTTTCGGTATGGTCTGATGCTATTAAAGCGGTATTGACGGTATTTCCGGAAAAAATCACGCGTTTAGCATTAGCCATGCCAGGCCCTTTCAATTATGAAACCGGTGTTTCTTTCATCAAAGGCTTGCATAAGTATGAACTTCTTTACGGGATTAATGTGAAAGAAGGCCTGGCAAGCCTTCTCAAACTGGAACCTGAAAATATCAGGTTTCGTAATGACGCGGAAGCGTTAGTGCATGGCGAGGTAATGGCTGGATCCGGACAGGATTGCTCCCGTTTAATCGGATTTACGCTGGGGACGGGAATGGGATCGGCAGTGAGTATGGCGGGCGTCACAACTGATGCCAATTGGGGAAGCGAGTGTTTTGGTAGCAGTATTGCCGATGATTACTTTTCAACGCGCTGGTTCCTTAAAGCATATTCACTTTTGGCAGGCGTGAGTTGCAACAATGTAAAGGACTTAGCCGAACTTGCCGACGTTGATAGTAATGCGAGCAGTGTCTTTCTTTCTTTTGCCAGAAGTTTTGCCGCATTTATAACGGATAAGGTAGTTAGCCATCAGCCCCAAAAAGTGCTGATTGGAGGTAACATTGCAAAATCAAAACATTTGTTTTTGAATGAGTTACAAATACAATTAGCGCCATATATAGACCCCAACTTTGTTGTAACAGACCTTTTGGGCGAGGATGCTGCCTTAATTGGTGCTGCATTCACCTTTGAGCATAATCTTCACAACCAATCTAAATCTTAA
- a CDS encoding glycoside hydrolase family 97 N-terminal domain-containing protein, protein MKTSRSLLSCWLIQVSRRGFNKIAINKAVVTCIIQLMCVICTSAEGQTTAIQHTVLKSPNGNLQIDFHQTGDEGHRRMYYSVDFYGKTVIKESELDLRLDNNLSEKAMALQVDTHQRWFENLKVTGVVTSSKDSLWKPVYGEQAQIRDCYNAATIAFVKDDNPIYVMYLEIRAYDEGAAIRYRFPENPKGTYYNITSENTEFSLPDGTMAWLANWAQAPYQKLPLKNWPGESERPLTLELPGGIYACLAEAQMVDYARAKFRLSNDKPNTLVTSMAGEAALISPVATPWRVIMVANSPGALIENNSLLLNLNPPNQIQNPGWIKPGKIMRVMNLTTAEAKANIDFAAQQGLQYILFDWKWYGPAFSFSSDATKVAIPDFDLPGIIQYGSNKGIGVWLYVNQQALLAQSDSLFTYYKKWGVKGVKFGFVQVGSHRWTTWLEKAIHQAADQQIMVNIHDDWRPTGEQRTWPNLMTAEGIRGNEEMPDATHNTVLPFTRYIAGAADYTICYFDKRIKTTHAHQLALAAVYYSPIQTLFWYDRPSQYHGEPELDYWKKIPTSWDETKVIAGLPGHYIATARRSRDDWYVGIITNNDARKLSLQLDFLKKDSQYTATIYSDDPGLNTTTHVKVQTVRVNYKSVLQANLFASGGEAIYLTPSK, encoded by the coding sequence ATGAAGACAAGTCGTTCTTTGCTGTCATGTTGGCTAATACAAGTGTCGCGTCGGGGATTCAACAAGATTGCTATAAACAAAGCAGTGGTTACCTGTATAATACAACTGATGTGTGTGATTTGCACATCGGCCGAAGGACAAACTACGGCCATTCAGCATACTGTATTAAAATCTCCCAACGGAAACCTGCAGATCGACTTTCATCAGACGGGGGATGAAGGGCACCGAAGGATGTACTATTCAGTCGATTTTTATGGAAAGACGGTGATAAAGGAATCCGAACTGGATTTGCGGCTGGATAACAATTTATCTGAAAAGGCAATGGCACTGCAGGTAGATACTCATCAAAGATGGTTTGAAAATCTGAAAGTGACCGGGGTTGTAACATCAAGCAAAGATTCTTTGTGGAAGCCGGTCTATGGCGAACAAGCCCAAATCAGAGATTGCTACAATGCAGCTACCATAGCGTTTGTTAAAGATGATAATCCGATCTATGTAATGTATCTTGAAATTCGTGCTTACGATGAAGGAGCCGCTATTCGCTATCGCTTTCCAGAAAATCCGAAAGGTACATACTATAACATAACCAGTGAAAACACTGAATTTTCGTTACCAGATGGAACAATGGCCTGGCTTGCCAATTGGGCGCAAGCGCCTTATCAAAAACTACCACTTAAAAATTGGCCTGGTGAAAGTGAACGACCGCTAACACTGGAGTTGCCGGGCGGCATTTATGCTTGTCTCGCAGAAGCGCAGATGGTTGACTATGCACGGGCCAAGTTCCGTTTAAGTAATGATAAGCCTAATACACTCGTTACCTCAATGGCAGGCGAGGCAGCTTTGATTTCCCCGGTAGCTACACCATGGAGAGTCATTATGGTTGCGAACTCACCAGGGGCGTTAATTGAGAACAATAGTTTGCTGCTGAATTTAAACCCTCCTAATCAGATTCAAAACCCGGGGTGGATTAAACCCGGAAAAATTATGCGCGTAATGAATTTGACTACAGCTGAGGCTAAAGCGAACATCGATTTTGCTGCGCAACAAGGTTTACAGTACATATTATTTGATTGGAAATGGTATGGCCCGGCATTCAGTTTCAGCTCGGATGCCACCAAAGTAGCTATTCCTGATTTCGACCTGCCAGGTATTATTCAGTATGGATCTAACAAGGGAATAGGTGTCTGGCTGTATGTTAATCAACAAGCCTTGCTTGCTCAAAGCGATAGCTTATTTACTTATTACAAAAAATGGGGTGTAAAAGGCGTGAAATTTGGTTTTGTACAGGTGGGTTCTCACCGCTGGACGACCTGGCTTGAAAAAGCAATTCACCAAGCCGCCGACCAGCAGATCATGGTGAATATTCATGACGATTGGCGCCCTACCGGAGAGCAACGTACCTGGCCCAATCTAATGACAGCAGAAGGGATTCGTGGAAATGAGGAAATGCCCGACGCTACACATAACACGGTACTGCCGTTTACGCGATATATAGCCGGAGCGGCTGATTATACGATCTGTTACTTTGATAAACGTATTAAAACAACTCATGCCCATCAACTGGCGCTTGCAGCCGTGTATTACAGTCCTATTCAAACATTATTCTGGTACGACAGGCCGTCTCAATACCACGGTGAACCTGAACTTGATTATTGGAAAAAGATTCCTACCAGTTGGGACGAAACTAAAGTTATTGCAGGCTTACCCGGTCACTATATTGCCACCGCTCGCAGAAGTAGAGATGATTGGTACGTTGGCATCATCACCAATAACGATGCGAGGAAACTCAGCCTTCAATTAGACTTTTTAAAGAAAGACAGCCAGTACACGGCTACCATTTACAGTGATGATCCGGGGCTAAATACCACCACACATGTCAAGGTGCAGACAGTTAGGGTAAATTATAAATCTGTTCTACAAGCTAATTTATTTGCCTCAGGAGGAGAAGCAATTTACCTGACACCCTCAAAATAA
- a CDS encoding glycoside hydrolase family 88 protein, which yields MPRNIQNGQNKWKFTTYRDWCSGFWPGELWYLYESTHNKKWLSEADKFTRQLTPIASEPGFDHDLGFQLFNSFGNGYRLTKNLEYKAVILKAADSLATLFNPKIGTILSWPQNVKRMGWPHNTIIDNMINLELLFWASKNGGPKRLYEIASTHAKTTMKNHFRPDYSAYHVVVYDTVTGKKIKGITHQGYSDSSMWARGQAWAIYGYTMCYRETKDPQFLHFAQKVAGIYLAKLPEDMVPYWDFNAPNIPNESRDASAAAITASALLELSTFVKDKSQARLYRQKAEQMLKALSSAQYQSRDVNSAALLHSTGHHPNGSEIDASIIYADYYYLEALVRLKKLQVGKRLYQNL from the coding sequence ATGCCCCGAAATATTCAAAATGGTCAGAATAAATGGAAATTTACAACCTACCGGGATTGGTGTAGTGGCTTTTGGCCCGGTGAACTTTGGTATTTATATGAAAGCACGCACAATAAAAAATGGCTGTCTGAAGCCGATAAATTTACACGCCAATTAACGCCGATTGCCAGTGAGCCCGGATTTGATCATGATTTGGGTTTTCAGTTGTTCAACAGCTTTGGTAACGGCTACCGTTTAACCAAAAATCTGGAATACAAAGCGGTTATACTTAAGGCAGCAGATTCGTTAGCTACACTATTTAATCCTAAAATCGGAACAATATTATCTTGGCCTCAAAATGTTAAACGTATGGGGTGGCCGCATAATACAATCATCGATAATATGATCAACTTAGAACTGCTGTTTTGGGCATCTAAAAATGGGGGCCCTAAAAGATTATATGAAATTGCATCTACCCATGCAAAGACAACTATGAAGAACCATTTCCGTCCAGATTATAGCGCCTATCATGTGGTAGTGTACGATACAGTAACCGGAAAGAAAATTAAAGGCATTACACACCAGGGTTATTCAGACAGCAGTATGTGGGCAAGGGGGCAGGCATGGGCCATATATGGTTACACGATGTGTTACAGGGAAACTAAAGATCCGCAATTTTTGCATTTTGCACAAAAAGTAGCTGGTATATACCTTGCAAAGCTTCCCGAAGACATGGTGCCATATTGGGATTTTAATGCACCCAATATACCAAACGAGTCTCGTGATGCGTCAGCCGCAGCAATTACTGCGTCTGCTTTACTCGAGCTGTCAACCTTTGTGAAGGATAAAAGCCAGGCCCGCTTATACCGTCAAAAAGCTGAGCAAATGCTAAAAGCGTTATCATCAGCTCAATATCAAAGTAGGGATGTAAATTCGGCAGCGCTATTGCATTCTACCGGGCATCATCCTAATGGCTCCGAAATTGATGCATCAATAATCTATGCTGATTATTATTACCTGGAAGCCCTTGTCCGGTTAAAGAAACTTCAGGTTGGTAAGCGTTTATACCAAAATCTATAG
- a CDS encoding LacI family DNA-binding transcriptional regulator: MMKKKLSIKDIAEQLNVSKTTVSFVLNGKADENGISKAMQKKVLKHIEKVGYRPNRMAQGLRTGRSKTIGILIEDISDAFFSTIARRFEEILGNKGYRIVYGSTENNTEVTKDLIQVFRNHQVDGFIIAPAPGIEQAVQELIDDKIPVVFFDRPLAEVDSSCVLVDNFKGTTRAIQHFLDNDYQHIAMITLASDQAQMKERERGYLECIKEAGRQSYVMKLKYHEQKEKTVADIEDYLKNNPNIDAVFFATNYLAENGLEAILNLDLKIPQQIGIIVFDDANLFRLFKPSITAISQPIQAICDQTVQLILEQLDNDGESAPRVVQLATSLIVRNSTTRKQVVML, encoded by the coding sequence ATGATGAAAAAAAAATTATCTATAAAGGATATTGCTGAACAGCTCAATGTATCCAAAACAACAGTGTCTTTTGTCTTGAATGGTAAGGCAGATGAAAACGGTATCAGCAAGGCCATGCAAAAAAAGGTCTTAAAGCATATTGAGAAAGTTGGTTATAGACCTAACAGAATGGCTCAAGGCCTTCGTACCGGCCGCAGTAAAACTATTGGAATATTGATTGAGGATATTTCAGATGCTTTCTTTTCTACAATTGCCAGGCGTTTCGAAGAGATATTAGGGAATAAAGGTTATCGTATCGTTTATGGTAGCACGGAGAATAACACGGAGGTCACAAAAGATCTTATCCAAGTGTTCCGTAACCATCAAGTGGACGGATTTATCATTGCTCCGGCGCCAGGAATTGAACAGGCAGTGCAAGAGCTAATTGATGACAAGATACCAGTTGTATTCTTTGACAGGCCGCTTGCAGAGGTAGACAGCAGTTGTGTTTTAGTTGATAATTTTAAAGGTACCACCCGGGCTATTCAGCATTTTCTGGATAATGATTATCAACATATTGCAATGATTACATTGGCTTCTGACCAAGCGCAGATGAAAGAACGCGAAAGGGGATACCTGGAGTGTATAAAAGAGGCAGGTCGGCAATCCTATGTAATGAAATTGAAATACCATGAACAAAAAGAAAAGACAGTAGCTGATATTGAAGATTATTTGAAAAATAACCCAAATATCGATGCCGTATTTTTTGCAACCAACTATCTGGCCGAGAATGGTCTTGAAGCAATACTGAACCTTGACCTTAAAATCCCACAACAAATAGGTATTATCGTTTTCGACGACGCTAATCTGTTCCGCCTTTTCAAACCTTCAATCACGGCAATATCCCAACCTATTCAAGCTATTTGCGACCAAACCGTTCAACTAATTCTGGAACAACTGGACAATGATGGTGAGAGTGCCCCAAGAGTTGTCCAATTAGCCACTTCCCTTATAGTTCGAAATTCTACAACTCGCAAGCAAGTTGTAATGCTTTAA
- a CDS encoding alginate lyase family protein — protein sequence MKIISKGIFLSVFLLKVISLQAQPFIHPGILQSQEDLVRLKKGVLNSSQPLYAGYLVFKAHAQSQPDYKVQGAMPTVGRNPTVGQAIYDADANAAYQNAIMWTVTGEQRYAEKSKEIINKWASTLQEITGRDAVLMAGLGPFKMVNAAEILRYTNAGWRSDDIKKAEVHFKTVIYPVIKDFAPFANGNWDSAALKTMMAIAIFCNDRMMFERAIVYYQYGWGDGSLPNYIINEQGQCQESGRDQGHTQLGIAHLADCSEMAWNQGLNLYSIYDNRLLKGFEYTAKYNLGMEVPYVPAMDRTGKYLHPRISEQDRGKLRAVYEEVYNHYVHRISAQAPYTQQAAEKVRPELQGLPGADHIGFGTFLYSRADNGANKNRSHNNILVAPAGLHAEYESKSIHLTWVPVIGATSYIVKRAQDGEGTFKIIAKGIKHAAFYDLSAAKGNQYRYTVCSVNGEVQSSNAYPLAISAGLPSGWKQTDLSAKRQSVVNYIDNTFIIQSSGMGMDVPYDKAMFVTKAVNGDATIGGKYIPQLSSQFTGFGLTFREASDVGSKSVEIVVSPRSTSQIEAPGWVVQLRARTASSDSSDIIYTSPVISEPAVTYNRLTGPVWLKLERENNLFTAAYSTDGKTWMTAGSAQLNCKKSGDFGMLVYSGIKDVPTTVRFGEVKITR from the coding sequence ATGAAAATAATTTCAAAAGGTATTTTTCTATCTGTTTTTTTGCTCAAAGTTATTTCGCTGCAGGCGCAACCATTTATTCATCCGGGAATATTACAAAGTCAGGAGGACTTAGTCCGTTTGAAGAAAGGAGTTCTTAACTCTTCCCAGCCTCTCTATGCCGGTTATTTAGTTTTTAAGGCGCATGCTCAATCACAACCCGACTATAAAGTGCAGGGGGCTATGCCTACCGTAGGGAGAAACCCAACAGTTGGGCAAGCAATTTATGATGCAGATGCAAACGCTGCTTACCAAAATGCCATTATGTGGACTGTAACAGGTGAGCAGCGCTATGCAGAAAAGTCTAAAGAAATTATTAACAAATGGGCTAGCACACTCCAAGAAATTACAGGTAGGGATGCTGTGCTGATGGCCGGACTCGGGCCATTTAAAATGGTTAATGCAGCAGAAATTCTACGGTACACAAATGCTGGTTGGAGATCAGATGACATTAAAAAGGCCGAGGTGCATTTCAAAACGGTGATTTACCCGGTAATCAAAGATTTTGCGCCATTTGCTAACGGAAATTGGGATTCTGCCGCCCTTAAGACAATGATGGCTATTGCTATATTCTGTAATGATCGCATGATGTTTGAACGGGCTATTGTTTACTACCAATATGGCTGGGGCGACGGAAGTTTACCCAATTATATCATTAATGAACAAGGTCAATGCCAGGAAAGCGGGCGTGATCAGGGCCACACACAACTGGGGATAGCGCACCTGGCTGACTGCTCGGAGATGGCATGGAACCAAGGCCTTAATTTATACAGCATTTACGATAACCGCCTCCTGAAGGGATTTGAATACACTGCTAAGTACAATTTAGGTATGGAAGTGCCTTATGTGCCTGCAATGGACAGAACTGGTAAATACTTACATCCTCGTATTTCGGAACAGGACAGGGGGAAGTTAAGAGCTGTTTATGAAGAAGTTTACAACCACTATGTTCATCGTATTAGTGCGCAAGCGCCGTATACCCAGCAGGCGGCAGAGAAAGTCAGGCCCGAACTGCAGGGTTTGCCAGGCGCAGATCATATTGGCTTCGGAACTTTCCTTTATTCGAGAGCAGACAATGGTGCCAACAAAAATAGATCGCATAACAACATTTTGGTTGCGCCTGCAGGACTTCATGCAGAATATGAAAGCAAATCTATTCACTTAACTTGGGTCCCGGTTATTGGAGCAACATCTTACATAGTAAAGCGGGCGCAAGATGGTGAAGGTACCTTTAAAATAATTGCTAAAGGCATTAAACATGCTGCTTTCTATGACCTGTCTGCCGCTAAAGGCAATCAATATCGTTATACGGTATGTTCTGTAAACGGAGAAGTGCAAAGTTCAAACGCCTATCCTTTAGCAATTAGTGCTGGATTGCCTTCAGGATGGAAGCAAACTGATCTTTCCGCTAAGCGTCAAAGTGTAGTAAATTACATTGACAACACGTTTATCATTCAAAGTAGTGGAATGGGCATGGATGTTCCCTATGATAAGGCTATGTTTGTGACCAAAGCAGTTAATGGTGATGCTACTATCGGAGGGAAATATATTCCACAATTAAGTTCACAGTTTACAGGCTTTGGTTTAACATTCCGTGAGGCGTCAGATGTTGGGTCAAAAAGCGTTGAAATAGTTGTGTCGCCCCGATCGACATCCCAAATCGAAGCACCTGGATGGGTAGTGCAATTACGGGCTCGAACTGCATCATCAGATAGTTCCGACATTATTTACACGTCGCCCGTTATCAGCGAACCTGCAGTCACTTACAATCGGTTAACTGGCCCGGTATGGTTGAAATTGGAGCGTGAAAACAATTTGTTCACAGCTGCTTACTCCACAGACGGTAAGACGTGGATGACAGCTGGTTCAGCACAATTGAATTGCAAAAAGAGTGGCGATTTTGGGATGTTGGTTTATTCCGGAATAAAAGATGTACCTACTACGGTGAGGTTTGGCGAGGTGAAGATTACGAGGTAA
- a CDS encoding helix-turn-helix domain-containing protein, which produces MSIECKSDLIKVNNKVYPCTVSLAMDLVGGKWKVVMLYHLKDTGKRYSELGKDMPGITERTLSLQLKQLEEDGLISREVFGEKPPIKVIYSLTDFGRSFIPVLDAVLGWGNQIALQKGEFVNKPLKGI; this is translated from the coding sequence ATGAGTATAGAATGTAAAAGCGATCTGATAAAGGTGAATAATAAGGTTTATCCATGTACGGTAAGCCTGGCGATGGATTTGGTGGGCGGAAAATGGAAAGTGGTAATGCTATACCACCTAAAAGATACGGGTAAGCGTTATAGTGAGCTTGGAAAGGACATGCCGGGGATTACTGAAAGAACATTAAGCCTGCAGTTAAAGCAATTGGAAGAGGATGGCCTGATCTCGAGAGAGGTCTTCGGAGAAAAGCCACCTATCAAAGTTATTTACAGCTTAACTGATTTTGGCCGTTCCTTTATACCTGTACTTGATGCAGTTCTTGGCTGGGGAAATCAGATCGCCTTGCAAAAAGGAGAGTTTGTTAATAAGCCTTTAAAAGGTATTTAA
- a CDS encoding NmrA/HSCARG family protein, whose protein sequence is MKRTPWQHKPLITITGVLGKQGRSAAQTLLASGKYRVRGITRRINSPEALHLVAQGAELVNIPLDQGYQKEFVEAFRGSDGVFLMTPNIAPPATHEFELGKELADAAVEAGVPRIIFSSLENVDRITAGKMFAPHFTDKARIEEYIRTLPVISSFIYMAFFYTNLVEFYTPKMQGDTLVFPIYLPEDFRAPFVDPLTATGPAVLELLSDSAKYAGKSLPVIGDIISPREMIETFNQVTGKSAVYSSAYTRDELLHHFPEFGLNEFLVREILGMTAYAVDCGYFSKDRDWSWSRQINPESLSWEQFLRTTGWQGQKLSF, encoded by the coding sequence ATGAAAAGAACACCATGGCAACATAAGCCGCTCATCACCATCACCGGTGTTTTAGGCAAACAAGGACGTAGCGCAGCTCAAACGCTTTTAGCAAGCGGCAAGTATAGAGTGCGGGGCATTACCCGCCGCATTAACTCTCCTGAGGCACTACATTTAGTAGCACAGGGAGCTGAACTGGTGAACATACCGCTTGATCAGGGATACCAAAAAGAATTTGTTGAAGCTTTTCGTGGCTCAGACGGTGTTTTCTTAATGACGCCCAATATCGCCCCGCCGGCAACGCATGAATTTGAATTAGGTAAGGAGTTGGCCGATGCCGCAGTTGAAGCGGGTGTACCTCGTATTATCTTCAGCAGCCTGGAGAATGTTGACCGTATTACAGCAGGTAAAATGTTTGCTCCTCATTTTACGGACAAAGCCAGAATCGAGGAGTATATCCGGACACTGCCAGTTATCAGCTCGTTCATTTACATGGCTTTCTTCTACACCAACCTGGTTGAATTTTACACGCCTAAAATGCAGGGTGATACGCTGGTATTCCCGATTTATTTACCTGAAGATTTCCGCGCACCATTCGTCGACCCGCTTACAGCTACCGGACCGGCAGTTTTGGAATTATTATCCGACTCAGCCAAATATGCCGGTAAATCGCTGCCAGTGATAGGCGATATAATCTCACCCCGGGAAATGATCGAAACGTTTAACCAGGTCACCGGCAAGAGCGCTGTTTACAGTTCTGCATATACGCGCGATGAATTACTTCATCATTTCCCTGAATTTGGTTTGAACGAATTTTTAGTACGTGAGATTTTAGGCATGACAGCATATGCGGTTGACTGTGGTTATTTCAGTAAAGACCGTGACTGGTCATGGAGCCGGCAGATAAACCCGGAAAGTTTGAGTTGGGAACAATTTTTGAGAACCACCGGTTGGCAGGGGCAAAAGCTTTCCTTTTAG